From the genome of Chloroflexota bacterium:
GGTCCCCCTGGAGCAGCGCGTCGCCAAGGCTTCTGAAAAGGCCCGCGCCCAGGCGCCCGCGCAGCTGCTGGCCTCCCTGCGGACATAACCTATCGCCTCCCATATGCACATCTCATCTAGAGGAGGGAATCATGGCCGCAAACGCATACGTGATGCTGAACGTGGAGCCCGCAAAGACGGAAGCCGTGGTCAAGCGACTAGGCAAGATTCAGGGTGCCATCGTCCGGGAAGTCACTGGCCCCTACGATGTCATCGTAGAGCTGACGGCGGACACGACGATTGATCTGACGTCCATCGTCCGCTCTAAGATCCGGAGCACCCCCGGCGTCACCGCCTCGATTACCTGCCTC
Proteins encoded in this window:
- a CDS encoding Lrp/AsnC family transcriptional regulator, whose product is MAANAYVMLNVEPAKTEAVVKRLGKIQGAIVREVTGPYDVIVELTADTTIDLTSIVRSKIRSTPGVTASITCLWMEGFMGHHAGGE